aacaaaattataagctgactaattgtaattatttttttctaacattaacacaaatgaacagTGATTAACACAATGAACACTGACTTCTATTTCAGGAAGCCAGGAACTAATTTTAACATGCATTCTATATGGACAGAGATCTCGAGTGAGAATAGAACAGAGACAGCCTactcacaataaaaaaaatgactttgAATTTTGGTTGAATCGTGGtgtacaattattaaaaataaactatgTACATTGCTGAGATGTATTTAGTTAGAAGATAGGTTGCAAGAAAAAgggtagaaaaagaaaactatctATGAAAGGTTGCATAAGCAAAGCTCCCTGATAACCTCTACAGTATTGATTtcataacacaacaaataaacaGAGTCTACCTAAGTTTAGTTTAAAGATTATTATACAAAGAATCAGAAGGAAGTGTGATCCACATCATAAACATAACCCCGAGATCAAACCAGGGAAAACAGAAATCAAGTGTTAAGAGAATGCTTTTGGCCTATGCTATCACTTGATAGTCTAGATTCAGCTTGCTAaaggatttaaataaaaacctAGGTTGGTTGATCCGTTGATGCAAAGATGAAGCTATACATCACACCCCTTCATATATTTTAGTCATGACATTGCCATGTAAAGACTAGAGGCTTAGTACATGGCTTTTGGGGAGAGGATCGGGGAATATTGACTACAAAAGTAGCTTACAAGATAGCAATTGGGTACCAGTTCCCACAACAGCAAAAAGTAAGGATGAGTTTGGAGGAGGTCTGAATACATCGCCGTGTTGGAGGGACTTCCAACCAACCTCATTATCTTCTTCAGTTGCATTAGAATACCTAAATTGTAAATGAAAAACTGTTAGGCTAACAAATAAAGACAGCCTGATTATATTCAGCTCTTATAGAATTATGAATAAAGAAAGTTACTTTTTCAAATCACTCCTCAGATACCGTATATAAAGCAGGGCAAGCAAACCAATCAAAAGCAAAATGACGACAATTGAGTTAATGAACGAGAACCAATGAACTTGCCGGTGGGCAGGCATCAACGAAGCTCTTGAGTATCTGTCCATCCTGTTCTCAAAACGTACTTTAGTGGCATTCCAGATAACATAATAAGTGAACTTAACATCAACACCAACATCTTTAGTAATATCCACAGCGCGATTTGGATCGCCAAATGCATTTACTTGCACGATCCAGTTCCCATTGTAAAGAACATCAAATTGAACATGTGTAAAAAGGTAATAATTTGGTTCTCCTCCACCAGGAATCCACCCATCCTCTTCAAGTTTCCCAATGAACCCCCAGAATGGAAGATCATCCAGGTAAAACTGGAAGTAAAAGTCACGGTTTATAGCTCACTTAAAGGTTGCAACTTGATCAATTGTAAGCTTATTTTGGCACAAGGTCTCATCAATCTTGTCCACCCGGAACTTGAACTCGTACAAAGCATTGCTCAAACGGTCACCATTGAGAACTTCCCCAAGGGACTCTTTCTTTCTGACAATTGGGTCTGTGAAAaacataaccttttttttttcacaatcaAAGTGGTTCCAAATTCCAATCCAACGATAATTTAATTCTATTTCTCAACAACATGATGAGATTCATTAAACCTTAAACCTAAGACCAAGAGTGACTACTACTAACCTGGGGTGCAGAATGGAAAATCATAGTATTCATATGTCTCACTGCCACAGAGAAATTGTGTAAACAGAAAGTGAATGAACATAAACATGAGGAAaacttcaccaaaaaaaagtgaGGAAAATTATGGAACCTGGGGTTGTTGAAGGGTCCCACTTTGTTGACAAACAATGGGACAAGTTCTCCAACATCGTAGAGGTGATTGGAGggtgaagatgaagaaaattcaagagtggcgcagagaagaagaagaagaagaagaagaagaaggagaaagagatgGCGGGGCTTGCCATAGATGCAGGTGGTGAAGCCGGATGCAGCGATTTTCCAACTGGCTTAGTCAAATCATACAAATGCTTACATTACAAACACACAAGTTGTTGTGAacacaagatcaaacaaaatttgatgaaaatgtATGAAAAAATGGTTCTACATACTAAAACTTAATTTTAGATGGTAGGATCATAGGAAGATCTCTTGTTATCTAGattttctgtcaaaaaaataaaattgtttttttttaatgtttctattacttagataaaatataagcattttatctgtttaaattaaaaaaacatgatataattagtttaaaatattttatgatataacggttgagaaaaatgttaaaacatgattttgatatgtttattatttaaaaaaaaatgacataactattatttttaaatatatgttttaatttaatttaatatttgaaattttaaattatttgttatgaTATGATTTACTTgaatttcatgtatttttaagatatttttaattctagactcaatatttttacttttaaatcttCAATCCTATTTGTTTTTCTCAAATGAGAATCGTATCCATACTTTTATATGAAGCAAGAATCGTATCCATGCTGTagcataaaataaatgaaatctaataaaagaaatattctaCAGATTTGTAAATTCATGATAtgtataaaaggaaaaaaaaatattgatcttgaatatgaaaaatcaacatttttaaaaatgcttTGTTATTAATTAAGGTTGAATTCATTTTGATTTGACAGAGTTTTAGGGacggaaaattttaaaataattaaagtaaattaattcatatatatatatatatgagagagTTTAAGTTAATTGTTGtaagtaattaataatttttactttcattctttttatttataagattcaaatttaaaatgatatttattagCAAATCTATAATATCactcacattaattatttttagactaaCATGTCCCTAattaaaagaagagagaaaatatattgacaaataattagaagagagaagagtattaacaacataaaatttaaaaaaaatatataaatctaagataaatttattattatcaattaaattaatcattttctttaattttgatgaattagATAATTGAGTCTTATAAAAAGGATCAGATGCAATATAACAACACTTATTACTATACATCAAAGTAAGTATTTATATTAAggatgttttgacttttgaactTAATTAAGTGATTTAACTTTGATTAGAATGGGTGAGCCAATTTGAACcatattgtattttctttttcataatattttgcTTAACACttatgtattttgtttatatatttttttatttgatatcatCATAATATCTTAAACTCTTCAGTAATATATCACTTTAGTTTTTTAGACCAGCTAGTTATGTACAAGACTTAATCATATTTACTCTTCATTTATATCCAAGAGTGTATTTTACATGATCGAACtcaaatttcttttacaaacttaACATGTTCGGCTACTACACTCATTGAGTGTATTTTGTTTATACTTTGAGCtctattttacatattttgtaTGACAGTAAAGCAAAGACAAAAAGGTTACTAATTTTTATGAATACCCGAAAGGTTTAAATGGTGAAATAAAGCTCGAGAGTTGAGagtgaaattttgttttatttctatagaaataaaatggaacaaaattgaaaggaaaaatataatagcgaactattaaaatttactatttgtttcaaaaaaataattaaaaggaagaaatgtttttttttttttatggatcaaTGAACTTGTGAGATATGTGGAGGTTTTATCAAAGAATCAAAGGGCTTAAGTATGAtagctaaaaaaaatacaaatacacctatttacatatataatttataactcaaaaaatataaaggtaAACATATATCTATAGGTCAGTAAtgcttttattaaataaaaattgtgagATAAACAATGGTAGCAAAATCAACcatataaaaggaaaacattttAACAACAAAATAGTCTTTAACTATAGTCTGAGTTTATTTTAGgcctatatataattataattggagataattttaaacttatatgtgtaatacaaaataataattttatcaacaaccttttttaaaaaaaaatactaaacctttttttgttgaaaacatgaCCTAACCCTAGTTAGTCTATAACTCAAACCTAATCAATTCGGCCTACAACTAATCTGTCTACTCACCCCCAACACCTCATCAACTCGTATCACGCATGTGCCCGACATTTGATCACCCGTCTCGACTTCAAACCATTAAAGTTTACCTCTAAAACCAACATGGCCTCACGTTCCATTGGTATATGAATTAGTGTGACTCACTCTCCTACCATCAATTCCCAACATGGCTTTCATGGCCACAGAAAATGATCAACATTGGAAAACTATCGAGCATGCTACCATCCAAAACACTTATATATACACACCTACACTGTaaaacacacagaaacacacgaCTGAGACTTAAAATGTGTTggttaaaaacatttttgcaAATCGATCTTTTAgaaaattctttaaataaacacttgaataaagctACTTTGCAAAACTCTTTTGTGGGCTATAAAGTATACCCGTGTGTAGGCTTTTTTACCATTtggggtaattttttttttcaaaattatcaaatagagacaatttttgaattaattctcatttaaaaataaatcataaaaataattatgacttAGTAATCAGAAATCGTAAATCTTTATACGACTTACAAAGTCATAACTACTTTTACGACTTCTGTGTAGAAGTCCTATAAAGATTTATGACTTTTAGTTGTagagttataattatttttatgatttactcctaaataagaattaattcaaaaaatgtCTCCATTTGATCATttcgagaaaaaaattatctctaaatggtaaaaaaattgacatataTTTAGAATAGTCATCAATAGAAACTAGTCCATATTTTTCCCACCAAGGCTCACAAAATCTTTGTAGAACTAAACAAATTCATATGTAACCACTCAATTAATTTGGACATgaaaactataatttttaaaattggatGGATCGTTGATTCGACCAAGACACTACATTGATGGATCATTAGTCAAGCTAGTGGGTCACTAGTTGATCcactaaataaattttagattattgatttaaattttgtgtgttttttttatattttcattaattttttattttttaaaataaataattttgatcctATTAGTTCAACCAAATCGTTTAGTAGTTCATCCAGATTGGGGTCATCAATTTAATCATTGAATCGAATGGATCAAGTTggatcattaattattattattattattattagatgttttttaaatttaaaatatttaattttattcttcgTTATATTAGCAAGTTTCAAACTTCATACTTATATATGAGAATACCTTAGTATCACTTATATTAACACAATGAATAATAATTTCACACTACTATTAAACATTTGTGAAATAAAGTTAACCATATGTACACATTCAGTTAATCACATTGACGTGATTAATAATTCTATGacattattaatcaattataaacaaaattaatcttatctagacatatagttaatcactatttcaaaaagagaaagagatatATAGTTAATCACATGTGATGATTCATAATTTTATGACACcattaatcatattaataattatatttatttattttaattacttataaaataaaataaatcatatttatatacataattaATCACTTATTTAGATATACATGTGGTGTATAATTCTCGAAGAATCTTTTtactcaataaaaaattactcaacTTACATGATTGAATAGTCCAATATGCCAGCCTCATCCAATCCATTAGATATCACAATTTTCACTACTAAAGAACAGTAGTAGcactgatttttaaaaaatgcatcaaaactcaaaagtAAACGAGACAAAAAAAAACCGTAGCTGTTTGGAAGTGGGAAACCAAGGTTATCATATGATGTCGTCTTGAACACTGATGTTGCGGGGTATCTTGCATTGGATGTATGTCGAATTCAAAtaataccaaaaataaaaagaaaaaaggaagagaggttcctttcaaaatatataattaattttttttaaaataaagcatAAAGTCAAAATTatcaactaaaataaaataaatttaaataattttaaaacactatcaatatttttttttcatttcataataattatcggataaaaaaacattaaatataatatgaaaatttgtattaatattataattataatggaaGGAAAGAAGTATCACTTACGTTACACCTAATTTATTCAACAATAAATAGCATTAaatatagtaataaattaatactaatatttaattaataaagtataattaatattttatcaatcCATAGAATTAAAAGGATACAATTGCCAGAACTCTAGCCAGAGAGTCTCTGTCTGTAACGCGCTTGAATCAAATCTTAGCAAATCCTAAATCAAACTCAAAGGAAGGAACGAACTTTGGTTTGAGATTTCACCACTGATTGTGATTCTCTTCTCCTGCAAAACTTGGCCCCCGATCTCTCTCTATAATCAAATATCATTCAACAATAATCCTCATTTCGTTATTCCTTATTCCTTATTTTCTAGGTAAATAAACAACCCACTTTCTCTATCTCATACTAccactttctatttttttccaataaattgttattgttattgttgtttttgttgttttaattaatttcaattttgatcctAAATTCTAATTCCCCAAATCCCACTTTTACCTGCTTGATTAAATCTTAAATCTTGATTATTTACTTTCCTAATTTTCGTGATTTCTGTTGCAAGTTGATCCAGTGAGAAGAGAAGTTGATGAGAGATGTTGAGCATTTGCATCTGGTGAAATCTATTCAAGATTCTGGCGTAATTTTTTAGGGTACTTCCAAAATCGCTCTTTTAATTGAATTGAAGGATTTAAAAgctgtgttttttctttttttgtttgcttgcttttattttcttcctgttgttgttgtttgtttgttgTCAAAACAACACACGAGAAAGTTGTTGATAGATATAGCGTTGTGAGGGGTTTGCAAGTTGGAAATTGCAGCATAATGGACCAGCTTCCTGTTGAAGTGATTGGGAACATTCTGTCACACTTGAGGGCTGCAAGAGATGTGGTGATAGCTTCTGCAACATGCAGGAAATGGCGACAAGCGTGCTGCAAGCACCTTCATACACTCTCCTTCAGCTCCAAAGATTGGCCCATTTACCGGGATTTGACGACTACCCGCCTCGAGATTTTGATCACACAAACCATTTTCCAGAGCTCTGGGTTGCAGGCCCTATCCATTTTGATGGAAGATGTGGATGAATTCTCGGCTTCCACCGTTACTGCTTGGCTCTTGTACACCAGGGAAACTCTCAGGCAATTGCATTATAATGTCAAGACTACGCCTAATGTTAACATTCTTGAAATATGTGGCAGGCACAAGCTGGAAATACTGGATCTGGCTCATAATTCCATTGTGGGGGTTGAGCCTAATTATCAGCGGTTCCCTTGTTTGAAATCTCTTTCCTTGAGTTATGTCAGTATATCTGCGTTGGATCTAAATCTTTTGGTGTTTGCGTGTCCAAAGATTGAAGCTTTGGAACTTGTCAATCCTGAGATTGCAATGTCTGATGCACAGGTGACCGTTGAATTGAGTAGTTTGACGCTGAAGAGTGTGTATGTAGAAGCAATCAGTTTGGACAAGTTTTTATTGGAGGCTGATGGGCTTGAGTGCTTGCACTTGAAAGATTGTGCACTCGAGTTTTTTGAACTCATTGGCAAGGGGACCTTGAAGCATTTTAAGATTGATGATGTTAGTGTTATACATCTTGATATTGGTGAGACAGTTGAGAATCTTGAGACTGTGGATATCAGCAACTTCACTATTATATGGCCAAAGTTTTACCAAATGATTTCAAGATCGTCGAATTTGAAGAGGCTTCGTCTTTGGGATGTGATGTTTGACGATGAGGATGAGGTTGTGGATTTGGAAACAATTGCGACTTGCTTTCCCTACCTGAGCCATTTATCACTGAGTTATGATGTGAGAGATGGAGTGCTTCACTATGGTTTACAAGGCTCTTCCTATCTGGAGAGTGTTGTTGTCTTGGAGCTTGGCTGGACTGTGATCAATGATCTTTTCTCCCACTGGGTTGAGGGTCTGCTTAAGCGTTGCCCCAACCTGAAGAAGTTGGTCATTCATGGGATTGTTTCTCAGGTTAAGTCTCATGAAGAATGCCAGATGTTAGCCAATTTCACTACATCCATGGTTGAGCTGATGCGGAGATACACACATGTAGATCCATATTTTAAGTATGACTAGGATTTTGTTTAATACCTTGTTATAGCTCATGCTTTCTTTTAAGTCTAATTGTGTAGCCACCTTTGTGGGTAGCTTATTGAATTCAAGAGTTTATGCACAACTTTTAACTTATTGTTTGGAATCTTCATCTAGAATTTGTGTGAGTGTGACTGATCAACGATGATAGCTCATGGCAGACATTTAGAACTTTGATCCCTTCTTAGTAAACAGAATGGTCATTAACTTATCTGGAAATTTTACACTCGTGTTCAggtaatttttatcttataattaagaccataaaaataaaatatgaagccATTACAATGAATTCAATTTTGAGGGAAGAGAGTTGTTATGATGAGTGAGTAGTGGCATTCCAGTGGCCTTCTAAGGTAtaccattaaaaatattttgctcagcagtttcatatttatttgtttctcaTCTATTTAAATCTATGTTAAGATGTGAATTGATCAGACTATGCATATTTGGATAACCCATAATGGCACAAACTCTTGGCTTCTCAAAATATATAGCAGCATACTATTTGGAAGTATCCAATCATGCTCAAGCCTCGATCTGTGTTTTGACACTTAGATGGCCATTTTTATCTCACATTTTGTTGTTCTTTGTCTCTGTCCCTTGGGGCGGGGAAGGGAATGGATTTAAGCTCTCTTGACTCTTGAGGAGTGCCAGTTTACCCTTTTTATTTGCTGGACATGGTATAGCTGTCATTCCTTCTCTTGTGCTTTTCTCTGCAGCCTCTTGTGTGGCCActattttagcttttaaatatGTGGAGGAGACCATGGTAGCAGCGCCCTTGATATGGTGATAAATTTGCGATGCAGTTGAAGTGTTAAACTAGATTTCTGTTCTTTATTCAAAGAATAGACTATTGATTCTGAAGCTGATAGTTTAACTGGTTTTTCAGCAGTGTTATCTATGTCACATGGAAagtaatttttctttctcagaTATATATGCTGCAATTGGGAACAAGTTTATTATTGTGACACATTCTTAGATAAAAATGCATATCAAACATATCCAACCTAAAACCAAAAACTTATCTCCTACCAAATGCCCCTAGTGTCTACACTATTGTTCTTCCATTACTTGGTTTGTTTATGCACGCACTTGTCTGCACTTCCTGAGATAGCGACTATCAACATTCATAACTTGCAAAACTTGCTAGAGTCTTTGTTTGGCATGATTAGCAATGATTGGAGAGATGGATGACTCTTTACTGAGATGAATGTTGTTGGCTAATGTAAGATGATGAAGTGGTGTCAAACAGAGCTTAAGTGGTGATAACATGAAACTATAAAATCTTGTTTCAGTACGCTATCTGCTACGATGTAGAggaacataaaaacatgtttttgtgTAGATTTTCAGAGTAACACAAGTGTTTCTCCTTTTCAAATACTGGATTAAAATATCAGAAAGCTTATAGTTTAACAAAAGTATCAAATTAAATCCAAAGGTCATATAGCTTCAGAAGAATAGCATTTGGAGGTGCTATACTTTTAGCACTAGGGTGTTTTCAAAATAGCTTTTTTGTTTACTTCTGATCCATCCTTCTGTGATCTTAATGACACATTCATATCAGCTTGGTGCATGGATGTAATATAATTGGAGATAGGTGGCGGGTGGAGATAGGGGACGGCTTCAGCAACAATAGCAACTGAGAGACCTTTGGAAGCTTCGATAGTTGAGGCTTCTTGATTGAAGCTTTGACAAGTTGGGAACAACATGGATGGagcatgcaaatggaagaatGGTAGCAAAAGAATAAATGAATCATATATCTAAAGTGCCATGCAAATGGAAGAATGGTAGCAAAAGTTGGGAACACTGTGATCTTTAACCTgggacaaaaaaaatacattctaaagataaatttaaattttggaacTATATAATGCATTTCTAATTTGTAGAATGTTAAAACTTTAACTGACCTACACTCAATTTTGATGAGATCGACGATGGAGATTGACAACAAAGATAGGGTGGGTGAGGTTGACAACGACAAGAAGAGACACATCGAAAAGTGAGAAATGAGAAGGTAGTGGCTATACGGGGTTGCAACGGTAAGGAAAAGCAGAAGAGTAAAGGTGAAaggaaataaacaattttttaaatgtaaaaaacaaaaaaaaaatgggaggtgtaatgaaaaatatgggacatgTTATTTTCATCTCCCCTTTTCACTTCCCActccctattttttttaatttcctattCTACCCCTTTCTTCATACTCCTCCCCCTCTCTTTTAacctttttctcttccttcccacCTTTACTCTCTTCATCCCCATGAGATACCTCCCTTCTTCTGCCTCTTCTCTTCTTAGTTCTCCCACTCCAATgtaccttttcattttttcacttCTCACTAATTCAACTAAAACTTGTTTattgcctttcaaaaaaaaaaaaaaactaaaactagttTATGTTGTGTATGAATACACTACACCAACTAGTTTCCATTttgtacaaaaataataatataacagaATCTTGTTTTAGTTGTCttggatatttttaaaaaaaaacggaatctttttttgttaaaggtatttttataaaataaaaaataaaaagggtagaATGTGGGAAGAGGAAAAAGGGGAGTGAGAATAACATGTGCCTAATGTATATGTAGTGAAATTGGGTAAGTAGCCTCTTTGCTGGCCCATGTATTCGCCTATTTGCAAAGCAAAATGAAATTCCATGACACACACTCTTCCTCCTAAATATTTGTTATTGGAGCTTTACTCTCGCACATTAATGaatgattaaaatattgataacctaagaacaaaactaataataacAGGGTCCCCCCCTCTCCTATGTATAACTCCATTTATATGCGTTACTTTCTATGCATGCCTTTTATTATTGGATAAAAGCGATCTAGGTTCTTCGTCTTGAATTTGATCAGGTCAAAGTCAAACTATTTGGGATGacaacaaaccaaaaaaaaaaaaaaagaaatgggtAGAAAGAAATGTAATTTAGAAAAACTAACAAgcttttttgaatttatgaacatttttatttaattaaaattaaaaaaaagtaaataaaaaatgaaaatgttttcagtattaatttatgaatattttatggaataaattaaagatataagacttctaaaattaaaaaataatttatgaaaataaattattcaaattaaaacatatgATCTTTATTATGGagcatcaaaatttaaaattaaaattgttactgAGAAGTTAAATATTTGATGTAAGAAAAATCACgttactaaaaatattaagtaataTTTAACTCAGGTGCTTAAATAAAATGTATGAGATATCTTTAATGTTTACgcataaaaaatcatgttattaaatgaaaaaaaaatctttaaaatgttatttgacaacaaagacttaaatttatgataaaaggataaaaggacaatttaatttaatttaaaacatatcataaacttaatttatttttgtgggTCACTGTCTTATTTAACAACGAAgacttaaaattataataatatcttttttgacagaaaaattaaaataaaatatggataaGAGGGTAcactaatttaaattaaaacctatcacaaacttaatttattttaaatcaatcacaaacaaatatactttgattttttttcctttacatATTTCTGTATTTAAAGGAGATATGTAGTATTGGTGTTGAGTTCAAGATTCTCATTGCCTTCCGGAGGGGTCCATTTTATGACTGCTAATTCCCACACACGGCATCTCTGCTTGATCCAGCAAACGGTCACACAACCTGCTCAATGTCAGTATCAATGCAATTGGTCTAGCAAAGGCATTAAAAAAAGGATCCAAATTCTCTGTTTTTGGAGAAAAAACGCATTCacctcaaaaaataagaacCTTCTGATAAAAATCTGACAGATTCATaagttattttgataaatttatcttaaaaacacttttaaaataCAACCGTCTGATATCATAGAGAATCCAAATccttaaaaaagaataagatcgAGAAAAGTTATAAAGAAACAATATTCTTTTAGTTACTTGCTTAGACGACAAGTAAATGACTTAACATAATAATAGTTTGAGCACAATTAactaatgaataattaattaattctagaATTAAGACCAATTACCTCTCTAGAGACAGCCAACTGTGGAGCTCAAAGAATTACTGCTCAAGGTTATGTCATATTCGTAGAACAATCTGTGCTCTAGAAACTTCACAAAAAACATCTCCATGTGAAGAACATAGCTTGTAAGGTATATTGGGAACAAAAGTACATAcatacttaaaataaattttgacctAATCCTTTTAGAGTTTAGAGAATTTGTATTTTTGAGCCAAACCAACTTTTTAATGACCAATCATTGACACCATAAAGGAATAATTGGTAGGAAGCTATAAAAAGGTATTAGATGAGCATAGGATTTAATATCTGATTTTACCTCTTTATAGGGTAGATCGGGTATGTTGCCTAAATGTCTCCCTCATCCCTCTCTTACTCTGTCTGTTCTTACTCAgcatatattttcataatatattaaaGTTAAAGTTTTATGTAGTAtcagtttataaaattttatattgtgaATCAAATAATCAGAATTCagatttaagataattattataaaaataaataaatttattatatattaattatgattgaataatagtgcattatatatttatttctaaaaaatattgatttttttattaacaaaggTTAATTTTATTAGTGTAT
The nucleotide sequence above comes from Glycine soja cultivar W05 chromosome 11, ASM419377v2, whole genome shotgun sequence. Encoded proteins:
- the LOC114377150 gene encoding F-box/LRR-repeat protein At1g67190-like, with amino-acid sequence MDQLPVEVIGNILSHLRAARDVVIASATCRKWRQACCKHLHTLSFSSKDWPIYRDLTTTRLEILITQTIFQSSGLQALSILMEDVDEFSASTVTAWLLYTRETLRQLHYNVKTTPNVNILEICGRHKLEILDLAHNSIVGVEPNYQRFPCLKSLSLSYVSISALDLNLLVFACPKIEALELVNPEIAMSDAQVTVELSSLTLKSVYVEAISLDKFLLEADGLECLHLKDCALEFFELIGKGTLKHFKIDDVSVIHLDIGETVENLETVDISNFTIIWPKFYQMISRSSNLKRLRLWDVMFDDEDEVVDLETIATCFPYLSHLSLSYDVRDGVLHYGLQGSSYLESVVVLELGWTVINDLFSHWVEGLLKRCPNLKKLVIHGIVSQVKSHEECQMLANFTTSMVELMRRYTHVDPYFKYD